In Deltaproteobacteria bacterium, the genomic window CGGCCTTCCTCTCTTTCACGTCAACGGAACCACGGTCACCGGCTCGTTTCCTTTTTCCATTGGCGCGCATGTGGTTATTCTTTCGCCCAGCGGCTACCGGGACGTTTCCATCATGCAAAATTTCTACAAGATCGTGCAGCACTACCAGGCCATCAGCTTTTCTTCTGTGCCTACGGTCTTGTCGGCGCTGCTGGACATCCCCCTGGGAGACGCGGACATCTCCTCTCTTCGTTACGCCATCTGCGGGGCGGCCCCGCTTTCAGTCGAACTCTTCAAGAGGTTTGAAGCTCACAGCGGCATGAAGATCATCGAAGGCTACGGCCTGACTGAAGGGACGTGCGCCTCTTCCATGAATCCCGTTTTCGGCGAACGAAAGGTTGGTTCTATCGGCCTGCGTCTGCCATACCAGGAAATGAAGGTTTTTATTATTGATGAAGAGGGGCGGTTCGTGCGGGACGCGGAAACCGATGAGATCGGTTCGGTCTGCATCAAGGGGCCGAACATTTTCAACGGCTATCTGGACGAGGCCCATAACCATGGTATCTGGGCCAAAGAGGGGTGGTTCAACACAGGCGATCTGGGGCGGCAGGACGCGGACCAGATTTTCTGGCTCACCGGACGCCAGAAAGAGCTGATCATCCGCGGCGGACACAATATAGACCCGGCCGCGATCGAGGAACCGCTCTACCGTATCCAGGGGGTCCAGGTTGCCGCGGCCGTGGGGCGGCCGGACCCTTACGCCGGAGAGATTCCCATCGCTTACGTGCAGCTCCAGGAAGGCGCTGATCTTACGCCGGAGCAGATCCTTGACCGCCTCAAGGGTGAGATCGGCGAGCGCGCGGCCATACCAAAGGAAATCTGTATCCTCGATGAAATACCCTTGACCCCGGTGGGCAAGATATTCAAGCCGTCTCTGCGCTGGGACGCCACCAGGCGCATCTATGAGGCTGAACTTAAGAACCTCGGGGATCTGGCCGACTCAGTCGAGGTCACGGTCGGGGAGGACAAGCTCCATGGGTCTCTGGCGACCCTGGTTGTCAAGGCCGCGTCCGGGGCCTCAAAGGAGGCTATCGAGGAAAAAGTAATGGAACTCCTCTCCCGCTATACCATCAAATACCGCCTGGAGATAATTTATTAGCGGCTTAAGAACAGAGGTAAAATATGGCGAGAAAAAAGAAGGTGAACAAAGATATCGAGCAGTACGATCATGCGGGCAAGGAAAGGCTAAACAATCCGCCGGTGGGGCTGGTGTCTGAAAACACTGAACCATACGAAGACCCCAGGAAGACATACGAATATGACCCGCATCTTGATCCGCAATTGCAGTGGGCGGGCAAGGCCGAGCATACCTCTTTTGAAGTGCCGACCCGGAGCCTGCACGTGCATGAACGGATTGATCCGAAAACGATTATTGACACGGTGCAGAAAGAAGAGACCGGCTACAAACAGATGTCGCTTTTTGAATCTGACAAAAGGCCGCTACGGGAAGCGATTGAATTTTACAAGCACAAAGAAGGCTGGAGCAACCGCATGATTGCCGGGGATTCTTTGCTGGTCATGAACTCGCTTCTGGAAAAAGAAGGCATGGCTGGCAAGGTGCAGATGATCTATATTGACCCGCCTTACGGCATCAAATACGGCTCCAATTTTCAGCCTTTTGTGAACAAGCGAGATGTGACAGACAGAAAAGACGAAGACCTGACCGCCGAACCGGAGATGATCAAGGCGTTTCGGGATACCTGGGAGCTGGGGATACATTCTTATCTGAGTTATTTGAGGGACAGGTTGCTGCTCGCAAGGGAATTGCTGCATGAAAGCGGGAGCATGTTTGTGCAGATTGGCGATGAAAATATTCACTTAATAAGAAATATTCTTGATGAAACATTCGGGCAAAACAATTTTGTTAGTTTAATTGCGATTAAGAAAGGGCTTGGATACTCATTGAATTTTATTCCTTCAGTATACGACTATATTCTTGTATATGCCAAAGATAAAGAAAAACTAAAATACAGAAAACCGTATATTTACGATGAGGAAGAAAATTTTACAACATTTGCATGGATAGAGCTTGAGGATGGAAAAAAGAGACGGCTTTTAAAAAAGGATTTTAAAGATGGAAAGCTTGTGACTAAAGGTAAGTTATTCCAAACATCCACATTGATGTCCAAGGGGGCTGCTTTTGAAGATCAAGCATATAATTTTGAAAAGAAATTATACTATCCATCTAAAGGTGCACATTGGAAAACAAAATGTCCTGATGGATTGGATAATTTGAAGACTGCAAATCGGCTTATAGGCGTAAATGAGACTTTAGCTTTCATACGCTATAGAGATGATTTCCCATACAAAATTCCAACGAATGTATGGGATGATACAATCCAAAGCACATTTGCTTCAGATAAGATCTACGTCGTACAGACAAATACTAAGGTTTTACAGCGTTGTATCTTGATGGTTACTGATCCGGGCGACCTGGTCTTTGACCCGACCTGCGGTAGCGGCACAACCGCCTATGTTGCCGAACAATGGGGCCGTCGCTGGATTACGTGCGACACCTCACGCGTTGCGCTCACCCTGGCCAAACAGCGGCTCATGACCGCTAATTTTGACTATTACCAGCTTGCCCATCCTGACGAAGGCGTGGCCAGCGGGTTTGTTTATAAGACTGTGCCGCACATTACGCTCAAATCCATTGCCAACAACGAACCGCCTCAAGAGGAAACCCTGTACGACCAGCCCAAAGTTGACAACAAGAAAACCCGTATCACCGGACCATTCACGGTTGAGGCCGTGCCTTCACTTCGTGCAAGGTCTCTGGAAGAGATCGAAAAGGAAAACCAGGGTACAGGCGAAAGCGTGGCCCGTTCCGGCGAAACCCTGCGCCAGTCACAATGGCGGGATGAACTCTTGAAAGCAGGGGTGCGAGCAAAGGGCGGCGAGAAACTTGAATTTACCCGCGTGGAGCCGATAAGCGGCACCCGCTGGATTCAATGCGAAGCAGAAACAAAAGAAGACAAACCTCAAAAGGTATTTATTGTGTTTGGCCCTGAGCATGCGCCGCTGGAACAGCGTATGGTAGAAAACGCCTGGCAGGAGGCACGGCCGTTCAAGCCGGATATCCTTCTCTTTTGCGCCTTTCAATTTGATGACGAAGCAGCCAAGGATATTGACGAACTGAAACCCGAAATCGCGGGGATACAGCTTTTAAAGGTGCAGATGAATGCCGACCTGTTCACCGATGACTTAAAGAAAAAACGCTCCGGCAATGATAGTTTCTGGCTCATTGGCCAGCCTGACGTGGAAATCAAGACCATTGCCAAAGGAGAGGATAAAGGAAAGTATCAGGTGGAAGTGCTTGGATTTGATTATTACAACCCCAAAACCGGTAACGTGGATTCCGGCGGCAATGGGAACATCGCGATGTGGCTTCTCGATACAAACTATGATGATCGCAGTCTGTTTCCATCCCAGGTATTCTTCCCCATGGCCGGAGCGAAAGACGGCTGGAGCAGACTGGCAAGGAATCTAAAAGCTGAAATTGACGAGGAGAAGATCGAGGCATTTAAAGGTACGGTCTCGCTTCCTTTTGAAAAAGGGGAAAACGCCAAAATCGCCGTGAAAATCATAGACGACCGGGGTATTGAAAGTTTAAGAGTTATATCACTCCTGTAAAAAGAGAGGCGCATTATGTTCAAGCTCACAGATTATCTTTCAGAGGAACAACTGAAATCAATCTGCAGTGAATACCATATTAAAAAAATCTCGCTGTTTGGATCGGCTTTACGCGATGAATTAACCTCGGACAGCGATATAGATATACTTGTTGAATTTGTGTATGGGAAAGCGCCCGGGCTTATGGGATTCTGCCATCTTCAAAATCTGTTGACTGATCTGGTCGGCAAAAAAATCGAACTTCACACCCCAAACGATTTAAGCCGTTATTTCAGGGATGATGTAGTAAAGGATGCGGTGATACAATATGGTTATTGATGATATTACAAGAATATCGCATATGCTTGAAGAAGCGCAGGCTGCTGTATCATTCTGCAAAGATATGTCTTTCGAAGAATTTTGCAATGACAGAAAAACTGTAAACGCAACTGTACGTTCCATAGAAGTTATTGGCGAAGCAGCTTCCAAACTCTCAAAAACCTTCCAAGAAAAACACAAGAACATTGATTGGCGGGATGTACTATCCATGCGAAATGTATTGGCCCATGCCTATTTCGAAATTGATCACGAAATAATATGGAAAACGGTACAGGGAGATTTACCACTGTTTATTATAACTCTTAAAGAGATTCAATAAAGGGGAATAATGAAACAGATAGACAAACTCATCATCAACTCCCCGTATGAGGAGCCTAAATACTACTGGCATTATGACCGGGAACATCGTTCATTTGAAAGACGCGAGGGTCGCAGACCGGCCGGTTACGTTGTCGCCACGCCGGACAGCAAGGGGTTTGACGATCCAGGGGTTTTTGTGCCGATTGAACTGGTCGAGAAAATCCGCCCTCGTGTGAAGTCCTGGCGGGAAAATGGGTATCGCGGTGTTTCCGGCATCACCCGCCGGTTGCTTCATCACTGGCAGGACCCGAAGGAACGTGAAATCAGGCGGTTTTTCTTCTGTCAACTGGAAGCCATAGAAACTCTTATCTGGCTGACGGAGGCGCCTGAAGCGGAAAAAAATGGTATTGAGATCCCGGGGGACGGCGGAGAGTTTGCGCGTTGGTGCTGCAAGATGGCCACCGGCACCGGCAAAACGGTTATTATGGCCATGCTGATTGCCTGGCAGGCGCTGAACAAGATCACGCACCGTCAGGATACCCGGTTTGCCAAAGATTTTCTTGTTGTGGCCCCGGGACTGACCGTGAAAAGTCGCTTGTCGGTGCTGCACCCAACTGATTTGGGGAATTACTATGAGGAATTCAATATTGTCCCCCAGGGCTTGATGGAACGGTTGAGGCAGGGACGCATCAAGGTGATCAACTGGCATAAACTGTCCTGGGAAAGCGAGGAGCAGGTCCAAAAGAAAAAGAGCGTGGATAAACGCGGCGTGCTTAGCGATGAGGCGTATACCCGTCATGTGCTGGGCGATATGGCAAACAGCCGCAATCTGATTGTTATTAACGATGAAGCGCATCACGCCTGGCGGATCAACGTGGAAGCCAAGGGGAAATACATGCGTCAGCGGGACATGAAAGACAGCGCGGAAGAAGCAACCATCTGGATAGGAGGATTGGACAGACTGCATAAAAGCAGAGGTATTCTGCGCTGCTTTGATCTTTCGGCAACACCTTTTGCGCCGTCCGGTAAAAAGGCGGAAGAAGAATCGCTGTATGGATGGATTGTAAGTGATTTTGGCTTGAACGATTCTATTGAATCCGGGCTGGTGAAAACGCCGAGGGTTGTCATCCGGGATGACAGCAAAAAGACTAAGGAGTTGAAACCCCGTCTTTACCATATTTACATGGACCCGGACGTTAAGGATGATATCAACCGCAAGGCAGAGGAGACAGAGCCGCTACCCGACCTGATTTCCGATGCCTATTACCTGCTGGGAGGAGACTGGCTGGAGACAAAGCAAAAATGGGAACAGGAAGGGCACACAATTCCACCGGTTATAATTACCGTTGCCAACCGGACGGAAACTTCAGCGCGAATCAGGTTCAGTTTTGATCATAAACAAATTTTGATTGATGAATTGTGCAAGCCCGAAAAAACGCTCCATATCGACAGCAAGGTTTTGAAAGAGGCTGAAAGCTCCGATGAAGGTACACCGGTTGATTTTACTCCTGACGAATCGGGTGAGATTAAACTGACCAAAAAACAGCAAGCCGAACTCCTGCGGCAAAAGGTTGATACGGTGGGGAAAAAAGGTCAACCGGGCGAGCAGGTTCAAAATGTCATTTCAGTGGGAATGCTTTCCGAAGGGTGGGACGCCAAAACAGTTACCCATATCATGGGGCTGCGGGCGTTTACCAGCCAGCTTTTATGCGAGCAGGTCGTTGGCCGGGGGCTCAGGCGAACAAGTTATGAGGTTGGGAAAGATGGGTTGTTTGAAGCGGAATATGTTAATATATTCGGTGTTCCTTTTACCTTTCTACCGCATGAAGGCGGAGAAGGAGTTCCGCCGCCTCCACCCAAACCCAAAACGGCAATTGAGCCTGTTTTAGAAAAGCAGGAATTTGAAATCACCTGGCCCAATATTATCCGAGTAGATCATGTCTATCATCCTAAGCTACATCTTGATGAAGTGAAACCCATTTATCTGGATCCCTACGAAAGCGTTACACAGACCGAAATGGCTGCCATAATTGCCAGCAAACCGAATCCGGCCGTTTTGTCGGAGATCGACCTGAAGGAGATAGCGGAGAAGTTCAGGATACAAACGATTGTTTTTGAAACGGCAAAACGGATTTATAACAGCGAAAAGCCCGGATGGAAAGGCTCGGAAGGCCTTTTCCTGGCTCAGATAATACGGCTGGTTGACGGTTTCATCCAGAGTGACAAAGTTGTCATAAAGGATGATCTTTTCAGTAGTGATCCACTTCGACACAGAGTGCTTATTTTGCTCAATATAAACAGAATCGTTCAGCATATCTGGAACGGATTGCGGGCGGAAAACACCGATAAAGTCGTTCCTGTGTTTGACCGTGAAAATCCAATCAGAAGCACCGGCAGAATGAGGACATGGTATACAAGCAAGCCGTGCGAATATACAGAGAAATCGCACATCAACCATGTGGTGGTGGACAGCACATGGGAGGCGAGCGAAGCTTACCGGCTTGGCAAAAGTGAACAGGTGGGCGCGTGGGTCAAGAACGATCACCTGGGATTCAGCATTCTATATAATTACAGAGGTGTTGTGCGTAAATACTACCCTGACTTTATTATAAAATTGCAGAACGGCGAATTTCTAATTCTCGAAACCAAAGGACAGGATTCCGATGTCGCTCGCACAAAAAGAGCATACTTGCAGGAATGGATAAAGGCAGTGAACAATCACGGCGGTTTCGGGACATGGTATGAGGCGGTATCATTTAACCCAAATGATTTATCAGAAATATTGAAAAGAAAAAGAATCCGCTAACAAATCGTTCCACCTGACATTTTTCCGCTACGCTCCAAATTGCAGGTGAACTCAGTCGATATATAGACGCGGCGCGGCTGGAAAGGGGATTCGGTCTAGAAGAGGAGCTTATTGATGGATGAAGCGGTAAGGCAGGCCTTTCATCGGGCCGTGGATAAGGAGCCTTTTGCTAAAGTCTTGAATTTGGAACTGGTGGAACTCGATGAGGGGTATTCTGCGGTGGAGATGCTTTTTGACCCCAAAACCATGGGTAATATTTATGACATGGCGCATGGAGGGGTCATATTCGCCCTGATTGACGAGGCCTTTGAAACCGCGTCCAACTCCCATGGCACGGTGGCCGTGGCCCTGAATATGAATATCACCTATATCGCCAGCCCCCGGCCCGGGGCCAGATTGCGCGCCGAAGCCCGGGAGGTCAGCCTGACCCGGAGAACGGCCACGTATGAGATCAAGGTTCAAGATCAGGACGGGAAGCTTTTAGCCGCGTGCCAGGCGCTTTGCTACCGCAAAAAGGATAAGGTCCCTTTTCTCTGATCCGCGCTTGGCCTAAGAAACTTTGACCTTCCTGGCTTTGGGGGCCGGTTTTTCTTCAAGGTCCAGGGCCGACAACCCGGCCTCGATCAGGGACTTCATGGCCATAAGCATTTCCCGCCGGGCGTTTTTCATGTGCTGCCTGGCGTCGGAGTCTTTGGCCTGGTTTATGAAGTGACAAAAAGGACATTCGAATTTTTCCTCGGTTTTTCTAGGCATCTTTTTCTCCTCCAAACGTCAGTTTCAAAGTCTGATCCTTAAGTTCGGCCTTGATCAGCTCCTGGCTGGCCAGGCCCCGGGGCAGGATTAGATTGCGCCTGAAATTCTTGAACTTGATAACCAGCTCATCCCCCTTGACCCAGGTTTCCATATCCTCCCGATTCACAAATGGCATTGGAATTTCCATGACACTGCGCCCGTCAAGCGAAACGATGCTGACCGGCTTGCCTTGATAAAAAAGCCCGGCCGGGTTTCGGTCCTGATAAATCTCTTGAGCCAGTTCGGCCAGGAGTTTGAGTCCGAGGATCTCCTGGTTCCAGAGGGGTGAGGTCAAGATGGGCAGGGGGTCGAAAGAATCCTGAATGAGCTTCATGTGCCTCGCCTGAATCTTCCGCCACTGGTCGTAAAACGGGTCCTTGATTTCCTCAGGCAAAACCCGGTTGACGATCACGGCGTCCATGCCGAAATCGAACAGGTTTAAGAGGGCATAGGCCCGCTGAGCCTCCTTGATGACCATCTTTTCAGGGTTGACCACCATGCGGATCGAGGTGCGCGACCGGTCGGTCAGCAAATCCTTGACACCGATGATTTTGTGATAAAGCTGCTCCACGCTTTCAAAAACTTCGTCCGGCGGCAGGGGCGCATTGGTAAGGCGCCGGGCCACCGGGCGGATAGTACGAACCAGGGCCCGTTCGATATTGAAGATCTTCTCCATGTACCACTGTACGATATCCGGCACGGCCAGAAGCCGGGTCGTGTCCGCGGTCGGGGCGCAGTCTATGATGATGACCCTGAAGCGTTCATCCCGGGTGTGTTCCATCAGGGCGAGCAATGAAAAGATTTCATCAATTCCAGGCGGGATGGCCAGTTCATCGGCGATGACCGAGTCAAAGCCTCTCTGTTTCAGAAACTGCATCAGAAAGCTGTGAATGGCGCCCCAGTGGCTGCTGATCTGAAAGTTGACATCTATCTCCTGGGCCCATAATCCCTGGCGCACCAAGGTCGGGTCCGCTCCGACCGGAAGGTCGAATGAATCAGACAGGCTGTGGGCCGCATCCGTGCTCATAATCAGGGTGCTAAGTCCTGCTTGGGCGCACATGACCGACGTCGCGGCGGCCACGGAAGTCTTGCCCACGCCCCCCTTGCCCGTAAACAGGATGATGCGCGCCTCTGCCAGGGCGGATGCTTTTTTTGCCTGTTTCTTCTTTCTTGTCATGAGATTAAATATACACCTCTAAAGGCAGAAAGGCAAAAAATGGTTAATATCGCCTAGGGAGACCCGCTTCGCGAGCCACCCTGACCTACAAGGCTGAACTAATAAAGATGATCCAGAAGGTCCAACGGTCTGTCTAGGATCAGCCTGGCGCCGCAGCCTTTCAATTCCTCAGGGGAACGGTATCCCCAGGAGACTCCCACCGGGAACATTCCGGCCGCAATTGCTGTCTCCATGTCCGTGGCCATGTCTCCGAGATAGAGAAACTCATTCAACTCAAGGGAAAGGCGGGCGGCGATCTCGAATGCGCCTTGCGGGTCAGGTTTCCTGGGGATATCGTTTCTCGCTCCCAGCACCATGGCAAATCTTGGCCCGGGAAAATAATGAGCTATCATCTTCCTGGCGGCGTCATCAGGTTTATTGGTAAGAACGGCTAATTTTTTTTCGTTTTTTTCCAGTTCGTCCAGGAGTTCGGTAATCTCTTGAAAAGGCTTGGTCTTCCTGGTCCAGTTCCGGCCGTATTCAGCCCGGTATTGCTGCACGCATTTCATGATCATCAATTCTTGTCTCTGGTCTTGGGGCAAGGCGCGAAAGACCATCTTCTCCACACCGTCGCCAATGAAATATTGATACGCTGTTAAGGCATGGCTTTTAAAGCCCTCCCTTTGAAGCACGGCGTTCATGGAATCAGCAATGTCCTCCAGTGTATCCAGCAGCGTTCCGTCAAGATCAAACATCACAGCCTTGAAGTTCATGTCTTGTCCTCTTTCAGTCACCTGAATTTGTACCTTCTTGTAATCCCTTAAGCGATGGCCTATACTGAAACAAACATAGCCTGGAGCGAGCGCGTGAGTCAACCCTCGTACCTGAAACTTTATGAAGCCGGTCTTCTCGAGGAGCGGATTGAAGAGGCCCGGGAGATGCTGCGGCAGTGCCGGGTTTGCCCGCGGCAATGCGGTGTTGACCGCCTGGCCGGTGAGACCGGTGTCTGCCAGACCGGGGCCCTGGCCCGGGTTTCCAGTTACAACGCTCATTTTGGTGAAGAAGACCCTCTGGTGGGCCAGCACGGTTCAGGCACCATCTTCTTCACCTTTTGCAACCTTTTGTGTCTCTTCTGTCAGAATTACGATATCAGCCACCTGGGTCACGGCCAGGAGGTTG contains:
- a CDS encoding acyl-CoA synthetase; its protein translation is MGELKIATIADIEEFEKTPLEERLEYFNTYDLIKHGTAINPDAIAMSFILSGDAFDSPVQVTYRDFLAQVTRTANLFHDLGVGPRDVITYLLPNLPQTHYILWGGEAAGIVNPINPMLEPSTIVDICQAAGTKILVALGEFPGTDIWQKVTAIRSEIPDLQAIVRVMGPSDEKDGIYGFDEVLAQYNGDKLDSGRVIDPQDMASMYHTGGTTGTPKLAPHTHFNEVAMAFITGVAGDLNTGEVIMCGLPLFHVNGTTVTGSFPFSIGAHVVILSPSGYRDVSIMQNFYKIVQHYQAISFSSVPTVLSALLDIPLGDADISSLRYAICGAAPLSVELFKRFEAHSGMKIIEGYGLTEGTCASSMNPVFGERKVGSIGLRLPYQEMKVFIIDEEGRFVRDAETDEIGSVCIKGPNIFNGYLDEAHNHGIWAKEGWFNTGDLGRQDADQIFWLTGRQKELIIRGGHNIDPAAIEEPLYRIQGVQVAAAVGRPDPYAGEIPIAYVQLQEGADLTPEQILDRLKGEIGERAAIPKEICILDEIPLTPVGKIFKPSLRWDATRRIYEAELKNLGDLADSVEVTVGEDKLHGSLATLVVKAASGASKEAIEEKVMELLSRYTIKYRLEIIY
- a CDS encoding site-specific DNA-methyltransferase → MARKKKVNKDIEQYDHAGKERLNNPPVGLVSENTEPYEDPRKTYEYDPHLDPQLQWAGKAEHTSFEVPTRSLHVHERIDPKTIIDTVQKEETGYKQMSLFESDKRPLREAIEFYKHKEGWSNRMIAGDSLLVMNSLLEKEGMAGKVQMIYIDPPYGIKYGSNFQPFVNKRDVTDRKDEDLTAEPEMIKAFRDTWELGIHSYLSYLRDRLLLARELLHESGSMFVQIGDENIHLIRNILDETFGQNNFVSLIAIKKGLGYSLNFIPSVYDYILVYAKDKEKLKYRKPYIYDEEENFTTFAWIELEDGKKRRLLKKDFKDGKLVTKGKLFQTSTLMSKGAAFEDQAYNFEKKLYYPSKGAHWKTKCPDGLDNLKTANRLIGVNETLAFIRYRDDFPYKIPTNVWDDTIQSTFASDKIYVVQTNTKVLQRCILMVTDPGDLVFDPTCGSGTTAYVAEQWGRRWITCDTSRVALTLAKQRLMTANFDYYQLAHPDEGVASGFVYKTVPHITLKSIANNEPPQEETLYDQPKVDNKKTRITGPFTVEAVPSLRARSLEEIEKENQGTGESVARSGETLRQSQWRDELLKAGVRAKGGEKLEFTRVEPISGTRWIQCEAETKEDKPQKVFIVFGPEHAPLEQRMVENAWQEARPFKPDILLFCAFQFDDEAAKDIDELKPEIAGIQLLKVQMNADLFTDDLKKKRSGNDSFWLIGQPDVEIKTIAKGEDKGKYQVEVLGFDYYNPKTGNVDSGGNGNIAMWLLDTNYDDRSLFPSQVFFPMAGAKDGWSRLARNLKAEIDEEKIEAFKGTVSLPFEKGENAKIAVKIIDDRGIESLRVISLL
- a CDS encoding nucleotidyltransferase domain-containing protein, which translates into the protein MFKLTDYLSEEQLKSICSEYHIKKISLFGSALRDELTSDSDIDILVEFVYGKAPGLMGFCHLQNLLTDLVGKKIELHTPNDLSRYFRDDVVKDAVIQYGY
- a CDS encoding DUF86 domain-containing protein, whose amino-acid sequence is MVIDDITRISHMLEEAQAAVSFCKDMSFEEFCNDRKTVNATVRSIEVIGEAASKLSKTFQEKHKNIDWRDVLSMRNVLAHAYFEIDHEIIWKTVQGDLPLFIITLKEIQ
- a CDS encoding DEAD/DEAH box helicase family protein, which codes for MKQIDKLIINSPYEEPKYYWHYDREHRSFERREGRRPAGYVVATPDSKGFDDPGVFVPIELVEKIRPRVKSWRENGYRGVSGITRRLLHHWQDPKEREIRRFFFCQLEAIETLIWLTEAPEAEKNGIEIPGDGGEFARWCCKMATGTGKTVIMAMLIAWQALNKITHRQDTRFAKDFLVVAPGLTVKSRLSVLHPTDLGNYYEEFNIVPQGLMERLRQGRIKVINWHKLSWESEEQVQKKKSVDKRGVLSDEAYTRHVLGDMANSRNLIVINDEAHHAWRINVEAKGKYMRQRDMKDSAEEATIWIGGLDRLHKSRGILRCFDLSATPFAPSGKKAEEESLYGWIVSDFGLNDSIESGLVKTPRVVIRDDSKKTKELKPRLYHIYMDPDVKDDINRKAEETEPLPDLISDAYYLLGGDWLETKQKWEQEGHTIPPVIITVANRTETSARIRFSFDHKQILIDELCKPEKTLHIDSKVLKEAESSDEGTPVDFTPDESGEIKLTKKQQAELLRQKVDTVGKKGQPGEQVQNVISVGMLSEGWDAKTVTHIMGLRAFTSQLLCEQVVGRGLRRTSYEVGKDGLFEAEYVNIFGVPFTFLPHEGGEGVPPPPPKPKTAIEPVLEKQEFEITWPNIIRVDHVYHPKLHLDEVKPIYLDPYESVTQTEMAAIIASKPNPAVLSEIDLKEIAEKFRIQTIVFETAKRIYNSEKPGWKGSEGLFLAQIIRLVDGFIQSDKVVIKDDLFSSDPLRHRVLILLNINRIVQHIWNGLRAENTDKVVPVFDRENPIRSTGRMRTWYTSKPCEYTEKSHINHVVVDSTWEASEAYRLGKSEQVGAWVKNDHLGFSILYNYRGVVRKYYPDFIIKLQNGEFLILETKGQDSDVARTKRAYLQEWIKAVNNHGGFGTWYEAVSFNPNDLSEILKRKRIR
- a CDS encoding PaaI family thioesterase: MDEAVRQAFHRAVDKEPFAKVLNLELVELDEGYSAVEMLFDPKTMGNIYDMAHGGVIFALIDEAFETASNSHGTVAVALNMNITYIASPRPGARLRAEAREVSLTRRTATYEIKVQDQDGKLLAACQALCYRKKDKVPFL
- a CDS encoding ArsA family ATPase, whose amino-acid sequence is MTRKKKQAKKASALAEARIILFTGKGGVGKTSVAAATSVMCAQAGLSTLIMSTDAAHSLSDSFDLPVGADPTLVRQGLWAQEIDVNFQISSHWGAIHSFLMQFLKQRGFDSVIADELAIPPGIDEIFSLLALMEHTRDERFRVIIIDCAPTADTTRLLAVPDIVQWYMEKIFNIERALVRTIRPVARRLTNAPLPPDEVFESVEQLYHKIIGVKDLLTDRSRTSIRMVVNPEKMVIKEAQRAYALLNLFDFGMDAVIVNRVLPEEIKDPFYDQWRKIQARHMKLIQDSFDPLPILTSPLWNQEILGLKLLAELAQEIYQDRNPAGLFYQGKPVSIVSLDGRSVMEIPMPFVNREDMETWVKGDELVIKFKNFRRNLILPRGLASQELIKAELKDQTLKLTFGGEKDA
- a CDS encoding HAD family hydrolase → MNFKAVMFDLDGTLLDTLEDIADSMNAVLQREGFKSHALTAYQYFIGDGVEKMVFRALPQDQRQELMIMKCVQQYRAEYGRNWTRKTKPFQEITELLDELEKNEKKLAVLTNKPDDAARKMIAHYFPGPRFAMVLGARNDIPRKPDPQGAFEIAARLSLELNEFLYLGDMATDMETAIAAGMFPVGVSWGYRSPEELKGCGARLILDRPLDLLDHLY
- a CDS encoding radical SAM protein; the encoded protein is MSQPSYLKLYEAGLLEERIEEAREMLRQCRVCPRQCGVDRLAGETGVCQTGALARVSSYNAHFGEEDPLVGQHGSGTIFFTFCNLLCLFCQNYDISHLGHGQEV